The window catcatcctaAAGTCTTGTCATCCTTGTACAGTCTGTCTTCACTTCCTAGGGAATTACTGATTGGTTTTCTATCAGTATAGATTCATTTTGTTTGTTctaaaattttgtataaatgaaatcatacagtatgtactcttgggtctggcttcttttgctcagtatAATGTTTCTGAGATCCATCCGTATGattgtgtgtatcagtagttctttcctttctgttgctGAGTGCTGTTCCATCGTGTGGATGTATTACAACTTGTTGatggtttctagtttttggctattatcagagctgttataaacatttagGTAGAAGTCTTTCCATGATATTATTTTAGAAGTTTAGTTTCTGTATCCTCTTTATTAATCGTAAAGTGTTATACAAAGCTGTAAAGATTAGTGATGACTTCATTTCgcagtttccttatctattaaAAGAGGATAATACCTACCCTACCTATTGCAGAGTTATTTTTAGTATCAAATGAAATATAATGTATGTGAAAACAATTTGAAACTTACAGAGGTCCATAGAGGTCATTAACTAGTAAGGTTTAAGGCCTAGAcacatataataattattataaatcttCAGAGGAGTTTTCTAATCTGTTGACATTAGATTTTAGCCTGAGCCCTAATTTAAGATCCTTCCATTTTtctcccatctcagaaaaagatgGAGGAGCTCTTATTACTGGCCAAGGAAAGCAGTCGGAGCAACCATACAATTTGGTTTGGACACTTTACAACATCCACTATTCTTTCTCCATCACCAGGAATCCGGTCAATAATGAGGTGAGACAAGCTTCCAAAATcagaattaatttgtttttagtttttttattttgctgttaccTATTCTGCTTTTCTGGCAAGACATTTTTATTAGTTTGGCCTCACGCGttatctttgttcatttatttcatttatttttcattggttAGTTCGGCTATAGCTTATTTGTGTGGACATCTCCATACACTTGGTGGACTGATGCCTGTTTTGCACACTCGTCACTTCCAGGGCACTTTGGAACTTGAGGTGGGAGACTGGAAGGATAATAGGAGGTAAGGGAACCTCCCCATAGAAGAAAACTTATACACATAAGTTTTGCCAAAGCAATGATAGTTTTCTTACTGATATCATGGGTGATCACAGTTAAAGAAAAACTtgtgatatttctgtttttttaaagtaatatatgtCTCTGAAATCTTTGTCATTTTGCGGAAACCTTGTCATAGCAGGGATGTTTACTATCACTATGTTACATTGGATTTTCAAGATATGTCCATTAGGAATTGGACTCAAACTCTAGTGTGCACAAGAATTATGGAGGagcttatgaaaaataaaaattttcaggcGCTGCCTCTAGAGATTTTGATTGTGTTGGTCTGGATTAGGGTCcaacaaattacatttttttttttttttgagacagagtcacgttCAGCTgcccagagtagctgagattacaggcacccaccatcatgctcagctaatttttgtattttagtagagatggggtttcaccatgtttgccaggctggtcttgaactcttgacctcaggtgatccacccgcctcggcctcccaaagtactaggattacaggcgtgagccatggcgcctggcccaAACTGCCTTTTTTAAAAGCCCTCTGGGTGGTCTATGCATGACAATTTGAGAAATACTAGGACTAGAAGTGTCATGTTTTTCCTCCTGAATTTTGTATCTACCATACTGGTTATTGTTACAAGATGGTAGTGATTTAACTTCTTCAAATAGATGATAGTTGGCTTTTTTAAGGTTAAAGTCTCtctaagagaaaatatgtttatcaAAAGCATGTAGTGTAGTTAAATatatggttttttcttttttaaaaagaagtatttaAGTGAAATAGTTTATCAAGTTTTGAGGAGTATCATCTTATTGTTTAACTATTACAGTTATTTAATTTACACAAACCCTGTGCTCTCAGATAATAGGTACTCAGCAAAGGTTTGTTGAGCTGAAtatgttatctttttatttttaactacttCCATTAATTAAAAAGGAACTTTACATCTTGGAAGGTACTTTCTCATTTtggttgactttttaaaaactgtgtgaGTTATGCTTGAAACGTGTAATTATTTGGCAACTATAATTACTTTGAGCTAAGAGTTGTCTGTTCATGGCTGTGAGGCTGTGGGCTGGGCTATGATTGCCTTTTGTGAGATAGTCTTACTAAGCCTTGACcagcttctttatttcttctaagtgCTCTAGTTACAAGTTGTGATGTTAATTATGAAggcatttcctttctctctccaccaGTTTTCCTGTGTCCAACCCTGGGGTTTTATTTGGAGCGTACTCCAGATAAAAGGACCTAAACTTTACCTGCCCTTATAAACACTTAAATTGTGTTAGTTacaatagaataatttttaaaaacagtatattGGAAATATTAGGCTAGGCCTTGTTGTAGATGCAGATAAATCCAGAAAtatcagtggcttaacacaaatgtttttcatttgtataaattCAATATGAGTCAGAACAACTCTTATCCATGGGATGAGTCAGTAATTCAGACTTCCTCCATCTTAAAATTCCTATTTCGACATGTCGATTCCAGGGCAGGGAAGAGAGCAAGGAGAACTCACACCCACTCTTAAGTACTTTGGACCACAGGCATGATATGTGTCACTTCTCTTCACAGCCCATTGGCCAAAACTAGTCACATGGTCCCAACCTGATACCAGGAGACTGGGAAATTCAGGGGAATGTGTAGAGAATTTCGTGAGCACTATTGTTTCTGCCATAgtgaatcatttctttttttagttctaaaagttagaaaatataaaactttggttattctttaatgaatattttataccttttgttattgcatttggaaaatgaaaacaactttaatttctttgaaattatagaaataaatgtttaatgctaggcatggtggcttacgcctataatcccagcactttgggaagccaaggtgagggggatcacctgcggtcaggagttcgagaccagcctggccaacatggtgaaaccctatctctgctaaaaatagccaggtgtggtggcgggcacctgtaatcccagctacttgggaggctgaggcagaggttgcagtgagccaagactgcgccactgcactccagcctgggtgacggagtgagactccatctcaaaaataagaaaaaaaaaaaaaaaaaagaaagaaaggtttaaaagaAGCATGAAagatttctaattttgttcatatcaaccattttaatattttatgtagcaTTGTTGATGGGATGAAGAATGTCAAGTATTAGggttataataaatattttaggttcaaAATTGTCTTAAAGTACAGGGATAAGATGAGTTacttcaacaagtatttatttaaaaattaaagagtacATGCCGTGTACCAGGTGTTGTTCAAGAGCACAGTTGAATCCATTGCCCAGTCAGAGGCAGTTATGTGACAAATGTGAAGGATAAAGTGATGGggtaagggaagaaagaaagaaaatattacttaATCTGTATTCAAATTAATCATGTAAAAAAGTCCtagttatgtatttttatatttgttctgtATATTACCTTCATGACCTCTTACAATGTGAAGTGACTAAATTACCTTATCATTATCTGGTCTTTAGGTACCGGATTTTTGCTTTTGATCACGACCTCTTTAGCTTTGCAGATTTGATCTTTGGGAAGTGGCCTGTGGTTCTTATCACCAATCCTAAATCACTCCTTTATAGTTGTGGTGAACATGAACCACTAGAAAGACTTCTTCACTCAACACACATCAGGTATGTAGCAATTTTTTAGAATTTACTTTCAGTTTGATAATGAAGGAGAATAAGTCATTGTGATTGCATTCCCATGTGAAAGCTATGAGATGCCCCATTTTAGTTTTCTCAACAACCTAAACATTATATAAAGATAGATTGCTTACTGTTTTGTTTCCATTAAGTTAAAAAGCATATCATTTTTTTAAgctgatgaaattttaaaaaccattcagAAATCTATAATTctaccattattatttttgttttattttattccagcCTTTTTATTTGGACGCTTTTACATTGCTATAAGCATAATGTACATATTCCTTTAtagtctactttttaaaatttgcattatatatcaaattttttttcatttgttatgtAGCCTTCTAAGAAAGCAAAAGCTATATATATAATCCTTATGGAATTGAAAATTCAGTTGGCaaatgaatttgttttgttttgttttgttttgattttcgacagagtcttgctttgttgcccgggctggagtgcagtggcctgatcttggctcactgcaaccactgcctcccgagttcaagcttttctcatgcctcagcctctggagtagctgagattacagatgtgtgccaccacgcctggctaatttttgtatttttagtagagagagggtttcaccgcgttggccaggctggtctcgaactcctgacctcaagggatccgccctcctacgcctccccaagtgctgggattacaggcttgaaccaccatgcctggccatgaattTGATTATATAGATTAATAGAATCCAAATGGGACATTAACATTCTTTTTGCAAAGAGATATATAACTTGTTTCAAATGTAagagcactttttaaaatatacttttacaatttattttgaaaagtaataCAATAGAACAACCTTTGGAAAATAGGGTAATGGGATTTTAAGTATGTTTTTCTCCACTTCTAATAGAACTATTATTAGCACTTCTGAGTATTTCTTCTCAGGCATTCTCTCTTAAgatgtttttatataattataatcataAGGCACAGTCTATTCTAATTcctgatttgttttctttcagcacaaagaatgtaccacagtttttcTAACCATTTTCATATCTCATTGGTGAACTTTTAAGGTTTTTCTTATTTGTGGATGAATATCTGGTACATATATATTCTTCCTTCACTTGAATAATTTCTTTAAGAAAGAGTTCTAGAAGTGGGATTCTAGGTGAAAGAATTTGAATTCTTTTATGACTGTTGATAAAAATTGCTCAATCCCTTTTTTTTTGGAGCTAAAATCACTATTTTTAATCATGGTAAGCATGATTAAACAAAGTACACATggcataaaatgtaccattttaaccattttcaagtgtacagttcagtagcattaagttTGCTTCAAGTTTACAttgttttgcaaccatcaccattatccatttccagaacatttatcattttctaaaactgaaacttttacccattaaacaataacttcctgTTCTTCCCtctcccacagcccctggcaaccaccaatctactttctgtctctatgaatttgactactctagctaactcatataagtggaaccattcaatatttatacttttgtgactggcttattttcatttaacatgatgtcttcaaggtttatACATGTTGtggcatatgtcagaatttccttccttttaaaggctgaataatgttccattgtacattgtgtgtgtgtgtgtgtgtgtgtgtgtgtatatacacacatatgtatacacacatacacacataccacattttgtttatgtgttcaatggacacttgggttgcttctaacTTTTGGCTATATTGAATAACGCTTCTATGAATATGAGTGTACAGATAACGGTTCAAGTCCCTGCTGTCActtcttttagatatatatccagaagtggaattgctggatcatatggtaattatctgtttaattttttaaggagctgccatactgttttccatggtggctgcaccattttacattcccaccagcagtgtatcaGGTATCCAATTACTTTCAACAACAGATGCTAATTTATCATATTACCAAGCAATATGAATGCCAAATTCACAATACTCTTATTATTATTGGATattatgctttaaaaagtatttactaATTAACTTGTAAAAAATGGTACCAAGatgtttacatttattgttttcatCACTAATGAAATGGAACACACATGTGTCAGTCAGGTTTTTTGGTGGGAGCTGGATATCAGGTTTAGGTGTCATACTCTCTGAAAGGGCTTGGTAGCCTAGTTCTGGTTATAACCCTGTTTCTTTGGGACAGACACCCTGGTACCAAATGAGTAGATGGTAGGCTTGACATTAGATTAACAAAATGAGATTTCCACCCTATATTATTTTCCTAAGAGAAAAATCAGTACTTCTGGAGTTTCTTCAGAAAGAACTTTGAATCTACCTTACCTAGATTTGtcaaaagaaaattgatttttctttctaaaaagtaaaagaatagttCCGAATTTCTTACCAGTTCAGTTTTGCTAATTGTCCAACTCCAGAAGCCACCATTCGGAAAGAAACCAGATCATATCAATAGTGGCTCCTGCTGTTGTACAATATGATGGTTCTGCCTATACGTGTATATCTGCAAGTTACAATAAGGTTATTCTCCTTTGCAAAAACAATGACAAACCTCAAACCATGTGTTTTATATATGCTCTCATTTTAGAGTCTTGGCCTTTTCCTTATCCTCCATTACTTCTGTCACAGTTAAGATTGATGGAGTTCATTTAGGCCAGGCTGTTCATGTGTCTGGTCCCATTTTCGTACTGAAGTGGAATCCTAGAAACTACAGTAGTGGGACACATAACATAGAAGTAATCGTCCAGGTAAGTTAGTAATTTATATTTACTATGTAAATGATTAAGCTGTAGCCACAATGAATTCTGGTTTGGAATTTTTTAGTCAATTGGTAATGaaaccatgtttaaaaaaaaactgggggccgggcatggtggctcacgcctgtaatcccagcactttgggaggccaaggcaggcagatcacctaagcataggagttcgagaccagcctgggcaaaacagtgaaaccctgtctttacaaaaaaatacaaaaattggctgggcacagtggcatgtgcctgtagtcccagctactcaggaggctgaggcaggagaatccacttgagcccaggaggtagaggttgcagtgagctgagattgcaccactgcactccagcctgggcaacagagccagaccctgtctcaaaataaacaaaaaaagtgaaaaaattggggctgaggctggaggatcgcttgaggccagtagtttgagaccagccagggcaacatagtgagaccgcatctcaacaaaaaaataaaagttagctgggcatggtggcgtgcatctgtagtcctagctacttgggaggctgagatggaaggatcgcttgagcccaggagttcaaggttatagtgagctctgattgtgccagtgcactctagcctgagtaacaaagcgagaccctatctcaaaaaataaataaataaaaataaaaataaattgaatacaCTGTATTTAGTATATTCTGAAAATGGGCACTTGGAATAATTCTAATATTAGATTAAAAACTAGGCAGAGGAGAAGAGGAGTGGCCATAGACTCCCTTTTTTTAGCCCCAGGAAATCATTCTTGTGTTTTCTTCCAACTTTGCCCAGAATCTTTTCATAATAGGGGCAAATTCCCCAGTATACCCAAAGGTAATAGAATAAGTCAGAAAACATGTATTATGTATCCATGTCTTTGATTGCTGTCTCTAATTGTAGGACAATTGTGTCATTATTTGAAAGCTTCAGGACACAGAATTTTCAGTGCATCAGAAGCACTTTTTTGTTAGAGGAATAAGCATTGTTAGCATATGCAGTACCAGTTTGCCTTTTCTTATTCTGATTCAATTTAGGGCATTTAATTTATTAGCACCTGCCAGAGtagaaaataataatcattacCAAAATAGAGCAGTTTCATTAAACTCTTAAGGCGATAAGCTGTGCTCAGAAATTAgtttcttaaacacacacacacacacacacacctgtcaaTTTCTGCAACTTTATGATTTGATGACAGTTGTTAACTATTTAATCTTCTAATATTAAGACTTAATTTGAAACActaaataatttttcagaaaacatatgtagttattttcattatcttttttatcCCCCCTACAGAGACAGGTTGAGTAGGAAGAAACTATTTACTGAGCTCCCTCTAAGGAGATGCTAGGCACTTAGAATTTTTTACTTAATCCACAAAACAATCCTTTGTTGGGGGTAGTTTTACCCTTGGTTTGTAAATGGAGAAACTTGTACATCTGCACAAAAGAAGACACTCTGCTATGCCATCCATCTTTAAAATGTTCTgtgtagaaggaagaaaaaacttACAGCAGAAGTAGAAGGAGAGATAGCTGGGGATGAACCCTTAAGGTCTTTCATATTAGAAGAAGGTGGATCATTTTAAAGAGACTTGAAGGTTCATGTGCACCTAGAATAAATTATTCCCTGTCTTCACAGTCACTACAGTCTGGAGTGCCTCAGAACCCCagtgtattattttcttaataagatATACATACAACTTCTGtagttttatgaagaaaaaaaaaccatagctTATATTCCTTGAAACATTTCTGGCTGCTTAGTTGAATCcttagtaaaaatgtaaaatcacatactttttgtatgtttaacaTTTCTTACAATGGTATCAAggtataatttatacataataacataataaaccctgtatatttaaagtatacaatttggtgagttttgacatatgtatacatcctTGAAGTCATCGCCTACAAACAATATGATACATTTCCCTCAAAAGTTTTCTTGTATCCTTTGCAATCTGTTTTCCTTACATCCTCATTCTCAGGCAAggactgatctgttttctgttttcttatatgTATAACTTTAAACAACCTACTGAGTATTAAATAGGGAACCTGgtcccttcattcattcatgggAAAGTTCTGTCCTTTTAAGTACAGTAAACTGTAGATAAGTCAGATTTGAAACTCAAAATCCGTGGGAGAAGACACTTATTATCTAATATTTTACCTACTCattgtatttattgaatatctatagGTTCCCCACAGTCTAGTAGCAACTAGACCTTTAGATCAATTTTCAATGTGGGTCCTGGGCTAGtggcatcagtatcacctgggaacttgttagaaatggaaattctcaGGTCCCATCTGaaatctactgaatcagaaactttggaGATAGGACCTAGCAATCTAGTTTAACaatctctccaggtgattctgatgtccACTAAAGTATGAGTATCTGTAGTTTAAGATTATTGTGCCTACTTTGCCAATTTAAAGAGTAGACCCTAGAAAGGTCTAATCTCAAACATTAGAAAAATCTAGATTCCTGCTTTAAAACAATAACATAGTTTAATATAAGCACATTTTGAGcaataaaagcttaaaaaacaCAACTGTAAgttcttattgttatttttaaagttttttttataatgggaaaattttaaatatacaaaagagATAATATTATAATGAACTCCCATGTATCCATCAGCCAGTCTCAACAATTATCAACTCATGATCAATCTTGTTCCTTCTTTATCCCTATCTCCCCTCCCTGCACCATGATgtctttcatctgtaaatatgtcaatatttatcagtaaaatataaggactgttttttaaaaacttaaccaTGATACCATATCATACCTGGAAGACTAACAGTAGTTCCGTAATATCGAACTACCCATTTAATGTTCGGTTATCCCAATATGTTACatagatagataggcagatagatagataaatagatatgtatattttcatttggttGGTTCAAATCGGAATTCAATCAAGGCTCTTACATTCTATTTAACCGACTTGTCTCTTTCATCTCTTTTACTGTACAGATTGCATCCCTTACCTCCCCCCTCTTTTTTGTAcccttaaaatttatttgttttggaaaCTGAATCTTTGGTCCTGTGGAGTTCCCTGTTTTCTGGATTTTTGCTGTTTACATCCCTGGGGTATCATTTAACATGTTCCTCTGTCCCTGTCCCCTTTAGGTTCTATAATTGGTAGTTAGATTTAGAGGTTTCATCAGATTtacatctgtttgttttttggcaaGAGTACTTTATCTGGTTTTTTATGCTTTTAACAGGATGCCCATAATATTTGGTTGTCTCTCTTTCTATAATGTTAAGATGGATCAGTGTATTCAGCTGTTGGTAGCCTTATCCACTGATGTGCTGGTAAATATTTAGTAACCAGCTTGGGGCAAGTTACAGGGGTCAAGGAGAGGGGatcctgatttgtagcatttccCTGATTTGTACCAATCCccataatataaatatttctaccaTGGCTGGTTTTAAGCTACCAACGCCATGCTAAGTGGCCTGCAAAATTGCTGAAAACTTAACATTTGGCTCTTATGAGCAGTCAAGCCAGCTCCAGCACACTGCTGGCTCATCCCTCCATTATCTTTTCACCTAAGGGTTTTTAGCAGCCATTGATGATACTTACCTAAATCCATTTTTTATTAGAGTTATAAAATGGtgatattcacattttctttccttattataGGAATATTAATTAGAACAGtcctatgaagaaaaaaattatcttatctATTTGGTACCCAGATATAAAGTTCACACACAAAATGCAAGATAAATTCTTCTTTCCCCATTGCCCCTTTACTAAAGCAGTTTTCAGAATAATGAGTTGGTTCTTTAGTATCTGCCAAAGGTGACTGAGTCTTTTACATTTAGTAGTATTATaaattcaaagtttaaaaaatatattgatgtATAAAAAATACTTGATGTATTTCAGTccattgcatttattattttccatgcTCAAATTGTTCCACCTTTGGCTAGTGGGAGCCTCTTCATGTTGACTACTAAGCCCTTTGACACAATCCCAGTAGTCTTTGTTCGTTTTCTTACTTTCTGATTTGACAAGATATTCCAAGCTTttcttatgcatttttttctttaaaaaaattttttttaaagttttactttttgtgagtacatagtaggtgtgtatatcTGTGGGTTACATGaggtgttttgatacaggcatgcaatgcgtaataatcacatcatggaaaatggagtATCCACCCTCTCAAGCATTTGTCCTTGTTTTACAAACagtccaattacactcttttagttatttttaaaagtacaattattattgactctagtcactctgttgtgctatcaaatagtaggtcttattcattctttttatgctttttgtactgattaaccatccccacctccctcccaatGCCCCCTTACTACCCtttctagcctctggtaaccattcttctactctctgtatccatgagttcaattgttttgatattTGGATCCAACAAGTAAGTGAGAACaagtgatgtttgtctttctgtccctggcttattttacttaacatagtggtctccagttccatccatgttgttgcaaatgataggatcttattcttttttgatggctgaatagtactctattatgtatatatacctcattttctttatccattcatctgttgatggacacttaggttgcttccaaatcttattgtgagcagtgctgcaacaaacatgggagtgcagatatctcttcttGTGCACTTCCTATTCAAGAACTGGAATGAGCTGTTTCCCTAAAGAGCACTGGTTTCTTGTAGTGAGAAATACTATTTTGAGACCGCAACCTGGGCACCAGCCTAGGTAGCTCATTACTGTTAGCTTTGTTGTTATTTCTAGGCCTTTTTAGGGAAcagagggaaataaaaaaattttttttaaagggaaaatacaCGTGAGTGCATGCTAATATTTACTCTTTAAATGTAGAATTATAggttttaatctctttttttgtttttttgacagagtctcactctgtcacccaggctggagtgcagtggcgtgatctcggctcactgcaagctcttcttcctgggttcaaacaattctcctgcctcaggcccctgagtagctaggattacaggtgcgtatcaccatgcctggctaatttttgtatttttagtagagatggggtttcactatgttggccagggtggtcttgaacgcctggcctcaagtgatccacctgccttggcctcccaaagtgctgggattacaggtgtgagccaccttgcctggcctaagaaatattattaaaagtaCTTATaaggccagcactttgggaggccaatgcaggaagactgcttgaggccaggagttcaagaccagcttgggcaacatagcaagaccccatctctaaaataaatttaaatattagccaggcgtagtggtgtgtgcctatagtcctgcAGCTGTatcaggaagatcacttgaccaCAGAAGatgaaagctgcagtgagctagctatgattgcaccactgcacgccagcctggacaacagagagaaaccttgaaaaacaacaacaacaacaacaacaacaataacaacaacaacaaagtgtaGTTATTAGAAacctattcttattttaatttagaacattataaatatttccatGTACATGAAAGTTACTTTTCTTCTGTGGTTATTACTAGGATTCTGCTGGAAGAAGTAAGAGTGTTCACCACATATTTTCTGTTCAAGAGAATAATCATCTCAGTTTTGATCCCCTGGCATCATTTATTCTCCGTACTGATCACTACATCATGGTAAGTGAATTcaattaaatattacatatgttAAATGCAGAGTCCTAAATAATatacagtagtcctcccttatccatgatttcactttccatggtttcagttaccgaAGGTCAtccatggtctgaaaatattatatataataagatattttgagagacagagaccATAGTCTTGTAactttattatagtatattg is drawn from Homo sapiens chromosome 15, GRCh38.p14 Primary Assembly and contains these coding sequences:
- the TMEM62 gene encoding transmembrane protein 62 isoform g (isoform g is encoded by transcript variant 21); amino-acid sequence: MKKMEELLLLAKESSRSNHTIWFGHFTTSTILSPSPGIRSIMSSAIAYLCGHLHTLGGLMPVLHTRHFQGTLELEVGDWKDNRRYRIFAFDHDLFSFADLIFGKWPVVLITNPKSLLYSCGEHEPLERLLHSTHIRVLAFSLSSITSVTVKIDGVHLGQAVHVSGPIFVLKWNPRNYSSGTHNIEVIVQDSAGRSKSVHHIFSVQENNHLSFDPLASFILRTDHYIMARVLFVLIVLSQLTILIIFRYRGYPELKGPWFFGEIIDGKFGCCFSFGIFVNGHFLQGSITFIIGILQLAFFNIPLMAYMCWSLLQRCFGHNFRSHLHQRKYLKIMPVHLLMLLLYIWQVYSCYFLYATYGTLAFLFSPLRTWLTLLTPVLIRYVWTLNSTKFGIFMVQLKSHLSS
- the TMEM62 gene encoding transmembrane protein 62 isoform f (isoform f is encoded by transcript variant 17), which translates into the protein MKKMEELLLLAKESSRSNHTIWFGHFTTSTILSPSPGIRSIMSSAIAYLCGHLHTLGGLMPVLHTRHFQGTLELEVGDWKDNRRYRIFAFDHDLFSFADLIFGKWPVVLITNPKSLLYSCGEHEPLERLLHSTHIRVLAFSLSSITSVTVKIDGVHLGQAVHVSGPIFVLKWNPRNYSSGTHNIEVIVQDSAGRSKSVHHIFSVQENNHLSFDPLASFILRTDHYIMARVLFVLIVLSQLTILIIFRYRGYPELKEPSGFINLTSFSLHVLSKINIFYYSVLLLTLYTVLGPWFFGEIIDGKFGCCFSFGIFVNGHFLQGSITFIIGILQLAFFNIPLMAYMCWSLLQRCFGHNFRSHLHQRKYLKIMPVHLLMLLLYIWQVYSCYFLYATYGTLAFLFSPLRTWLTLLTPVLIRYVWTLNSTKFGIFMVQLKSHLSS
- the TMEM62 gene encoding transmembrane protein 62 isoform h (isoform h is encoded by transcript variant 27) codes for the protein MEKTKWLDIKGNHEKDGGALITGQGKQSEQPYNLVWTLYNIHYSFSITRNPVNNEGTLELEVGDWKDNRRYRIFAFDHDLFSFADLIFGKWPVVLITNPKSLLYSCGEHEPLERLLHSTHIRVLAFSLSSITSVTVKIDGVHLGQAVHVSGPIFVLKWNPRNYSSGTHNIEVIVQDSAGRSKSVHHIFSVQENNHLSFDPLASFILRTDHYIMARVLFVLIVLSQLTILIIFRYRGYPELKGPWFFGEIIDGKFGCCFSFGIFVNGHFLQGSITFIIGILQLAFFNIPLMAYMCWSLLQRCFGHNFRSHLHQRKYLKIMPVHLLMLLLYIWQVYSCYFLYATYGTLAFLFSPLRTWLTLLTPVLIRYVWTLNSTKFGIFMVQLKSHLSS
- the TMEM62 gene encoding transmembrane protein 62 isoform l (isoform l is encoded by transcript variant 31), encoding MEELLLLAKESSRSNHTIWFGHFTTSTILSPSPGIRSIMSSAIAYLCGHLHTLGGLMPVLHTRHFQGTLELEVGDWKDNRRYRIFAFDHDLFSFADLIFGKWPVVLITNPKSLLYSCGEHEPLERLLHSTHIRVLAFSLSSITSVTVKIDGVHLGQAVHVSGPIFVLKWNPRNYSSGTHNIEVIVQDSAGRSKSVHHIFSVQENNHLSFDPLASFILRTDHYIMARVLFVLIVLSQLTILIIFRYRGYPELKGPWFFGEIIDGKFGCCFSFGIFVNGHFLQGSITFIIGILQLAFFNIPLMAYMCWSLLQRCFGHNFRSHLHQRKYLKIMPVHLLMLLLYIWQVYSCYFLYATYGTLAFLFSPLRTWLTLLTPVLIRYVWTLNSTKFGIFMVQLKSHLSS
- the TMEM62 gene encoding transmembrane protein 62 isoform X4, translating into MEELLLLAKESSRSNHTIWFGHFTTSTILSPSPGIRSIMSSAIAYLCGHLHTLGGLMPVLHTRHFQGTLELEVGDWKDNRRYRIFAFDHDLFSFADLIFGKWPVVLITNPKSLLYSCGEHEPLERLLHSTHIRVLAFSLSSITSVTVKIDGVHLGQAVHVSGPIFVLKWNPRNYSSGTHNIEVIVQDSAGRSKSVHHIFSVQENNHLSFDPLASFILRTDHYIMARVLFVLIVLSQLTILIIFRYRGYPELKEPSGFINLTSFSLHVLSKINIFYYSVLLLTLYTVLGPWFFGEIIDGKFGCCFSFGIFVNGHFLQGSITFIIGILQLAFFNIPLMAYMCWSLLQRCFGHNFRSHLHQRKYLKIMPVHLLMLLLYIWQVYSCYFLYATYGTLAFLFSPLRTWLTLLTPVLIRYVWTLNSTKFGIFMVQLKSHLSS